GCTTGTTGACGAATGTATGAAATTTGCAAAAGAAAGTGGCGCAACAATCGAATTCACAGACAATCCTGATGAAGCGGTCAAAGGTGCTGATGTCATCTACACAGACGTCTGGGCATCTATGGGCGAAGAAGACAAAGCAGCAGAAAGAAGAAAATTGCTCCAGCCATACCAGGTCAACGAGGAATTGATGAGAAAGACAGGAAAACCAGAAACAATATTCATGCACTGCTTACCAGCTGTAAAAGGAGAAGAAGTTACTTTCGAAGTCATTGAAGGAAAACAATCAAGAGTCTGGGACGAAGCAGAGAACAGAAAACACACGATAAAGGCAATACTAATAGCAACTCTGCTGTAATAAACACCAAAATAGATAATTAAAGCGGTGGCCTGCACCACCGCTTTATTTTTGAATAATATCACATCTTTTCTACGAGCTTGTAAAGTGTTTTTGCCGCAAGATAGGTACCTTCTTTTTCGTATCCCTCTACTCCGAGCATCGTTCTTATCTCCCCAACTCTTACACCGGTTTCAAACATTTTTCGCAAGAACGTCTCAGCAATCTTATGGTGTTCTTCCTTTCGTTGAACTGCACCAAAGGGATTAGCAAAGTAACTTTCGGTCATTCCTTCCTCCGATGTAGTCCCTTTTGACATTCTTTTACCGGCCGAAAAGACTTCCAGCGCCTTTTCAACGTTGTCGAAGAAAACAACTCTTTCTTCATCATTATGGACTTCCGTGTAATTGTTAGCGTACAGAAAGAAATCTATAGGTGTTGGCGTAATTACCTCTTTGTAGTTATTGAACGGTACTATCACCCTTGCGTTGATCTTATCAGGATTCATAAAGATACTCCTATCCATTGTGTAATAGGCATATCCGGGTGGGAGGTCGTCGAGTCTGACAAAGGCTCCTGTTTCTGTTCCATAGGCAACTACCCTACCATTGAGGATATCTAAAGACCCCATATCGTCGATAATAACATCTACGTATGCTACTTCTTCCAATCTATTCAGAGCATCAAGTGTTTCACTCTTCCCTGCACCGCTGTCACCCACAAACATAGCTACCGCACTCTTTCCATTCTTTAATACTATACGCGCCATAGAGCCATGAACAGGTAATTTTCCTTGGTCTATCCTTATCAAATTGTGTAGTGTCAGCATTGTCTTTTTCATATACCCGAAATAGTCATTCTCATCTAAAGCAGGGATTACTCCAACGTAGAGTTCTCCATCTTTAAATACAACTCCGTTCTTCCATTCGGGTTTGTAATCCGGGATACTTTCAACCGGCAAACCGAATATCAAAACACCGGATGTTTTCTTGCTCCTAATATCAACAATATCGGCGAATTGGAACAAGTTGCCTAAACCAGCCGCATGGGAAAGGTATTCTTTATGAACGAACACATAAACCAAAAGCTCTGCCACCAGCACAGGTACAAGGAACCAATCTCTTTCTCTGTTGCTTAGTTTGATTTGGTTTAATACTTGTTTCTCCACAACTGGTAATACACCTTTTCGTTTATTCGACCTGGTGTAAAAGATAACCGGAGGGTCGAATATGGCACCCCAGACCATGGGAATATCTTTAAATGCTTCAAACCGTTCATCAGAAATTTCTATCTCGTCAACCAAAAATGTAACTTGAGCGCCGCTTGGAAGTTGTCTAATGATATTTGTATTGTCTGGTGATATATTTTTCATAATTGTGCGGTACAAGTTCCTTATCAAATTCTTGAATTCCTCAGCAATCATAACCGCTGTAAAAACGATGCTGGTCTTCCTTGCATTGTCGATAGTATACCTCTCTTTTTTAATCATGAACCTGTGCTTATTACGCCAAAAGGAGTAGAAGGATTCTACGAACTTTGCTAAGTCATCTGGATTTACATAGTTGATGATTGTTGTAATTTCACGTATGTTCCTCAAAGTTAGTAGGTGAAGGTATTCGATGAAATGCTTAACATCGTAATCATCGCCTATGCGAAAAGCTTCCAAAGTCCTCAAAAGCGGCGAATTCCTCTCTTTCAATACTGCAATGTACTCTCTAAGAAGGCTTTCGAAACCCGGGTTACTCAGTATCTCACTAGAGTCAGTGTAAACAATAGAGCCATCGATAATCACACTTCTTCCCATCGCAATCCCTCCTTTAGAAGAAACCCAAGACGCTCTCTATCTGTAAGATAAAGATATCCAACTAATGCTTCAAAACCGGTACTTTTAATGTAAAGGCGGTCATTACCATGCTTTCTTGCGCTCTTACTATTCATCCCACGACGTACAATGTCTCTCTCCTTTTCAGTAAGCAGTGTCATTATCCTGTCCAATGCTTTACTTTGGCCTTCACGTGAAACGTAGGTATTAGAGAGTTTGTGTAAATCCCTTGCCTTAACATCTTTTAAAATGTGCAGTTTAACGTAAAGATTGTAAACAGCATCGCCGAGATAAGCCAAGGTGTCGCTAGATAACTCTTCAGCATTAACTGTGGGAACTGGAAATACACACGACATGTCAAGCCGCATCTGATCTTTCTGCTCTTTCGACATTTCTGGTTGCAACAATATCAGCTCCTGTGTTAAGTATGTCCTTGATAATTACATCTCCAACTCTTACAGGTGCTTCGACCCTGGTATTTTTCAAAATATCCATAATTTTCATAACTAATCTCCTTGGTATTGGTTTGTTTGTCTTCACAGATACCAACGGTAGTTCTCCATTTAACACCAGAACACTCGAAGTTAATATTCTCAAAGGCTCAATTATCTCCTGTTTTCCATATTCGATTCCACGTGGGCATCTATTTCCAGAAACGATTATCTCTCCGTTATCCTCTTGCCTAACCGTTAATCTACAACCTAACGGACACATTATACAAACCATTTCTTCCACTTTCATTCTAACACCTCCACTACAATATCTCCACTCCCGATTTTTGACTCGGGAATCTTGATGTTAACCATTTCACTCGGTGAAAGATTAAGATGCTTTTTGCTGTATAGCAGATTGTTCCTTTGCTTTATACGTATGGTTCCCTCTTCCATCGGCTTTTTAACTCGTAGATAGATGTTAAGATTCGTCCCTTCCTCGTACCAAGACGGGAATAAAATCCCTACATTTTGACCTTTTTCTACAAAGAATTTTGCAGGTTCCCAACTGTTTTTGACGTACATCGCTGCAAACTTTCCTGCAACGGTCCCTTCTTCTGTAACCCAGTCGACGAGGTCGTATATTACTGTGCAGTTCCCAGCTGCGAAAATCCAATTCAAAGAAGACCTTCCAGAGCTTGATGTCACAATACCTTTCGTCCACGGGTCAATTTTAAGGAAGTCCTTGAATAAAGTTGTTTGGGGAATCAGTCCTACGGAGAGAACCAACGTATCAACTTTGAACTTTTTTTCTGTGCCAGGAATTGGCTTAAAATCTTTGTCGAGTTGAGCGATAATAACCTCTTCCAACCTTTCCTTTCCGTAAATACCTACAACAGTATGACTCAGGTAAAGTGGAATATCAAAATCTTTCAAACACTGCCTTATATTCCTTTCTAGTCCACCTGGGTACGGCATTCTTTCAACAACTGCTACGACTTCAACACCCTCAAGAGTAAGTCGTCTGGCCATTATCAGCCCTATATCTCCAGACCCAACTATTATAGCTTTTCGACCAGGTAGCCTGTTTTCCAAGTTCACAAATCTCTGAGCAACACCAGCTGTAAAAACACCGGCAGGTCTGGTCCCAGGAACAAGTATTCCACCCATAGGTCTTTCCCTTGCGCCTGTTGCAACAATAAGGGCTTTCGGCTTGTAGAGTGTTATTCCTTCGACTGATGCAACGACTACTTCTTTTCTCTTATAATCTATTTGATGCACGTATTGCTCAACTTTAACATCTATATTCGGATACTGATGAACTATTCTCTTAATCCTTTCCGCATATTCAGGACCAGTTAATTCTTCTCTGAAATAATGCAATCCAAAACCGTTATGGATACATTGGTTCAAGACACCACCACTTCTGTCATCTCTCTCAACCAAAACTACCTCGTTAACTCCTTCTCTCGCAGCCCCGATTGCAGCTCCCAGCCCTGCTGCTCCAGCACCTATAACAAGAATATCGACATTTCTTTCTTTTATCATTTTCTCACCTTCCCTAATAGAATGAAACTACCTTCGCTGCGAAGTCTTATGTCCGAAGCATCAACTCCGAGTTCTCTTGCTAAGATTTTCATTATTCTGTGCATACAGAATCCTCCTTGGCAACTACCGAACATTGCGCGAGTTCTGAATTTTATTCCATCTATCGTTCTCGCACCTCGTTTAATGGCTTCCAATATTTCCCTTTCGGTTACCTTATTGCAGAAACATATCATCTTTCCGGCAAGCGGGTCTTTCTCGATTTCTTCATTCCATATCGAGGGTGGCAAATCTGCGTAGTGTTTTATCCTTTCTCTAGTAGCTTTGAAATTTCCTTTCTCATGAAACGTTTCGCCCATGGCTTCCTGGACTTCTTCGACCATAAACTTTGCAATTGCAGGTGCTGCAGTTAAACCTGGTGATCGCATGGCTATCACATTAAAGAAACCTGTCACACTGGTTCTACCTATAAAGAAATCCTTTTGAGGACTTTCTGGCCTTAAGCCTGCGAATGTTTTTATCGATGCTCTGAAATCAATCAGTGGTGCCATCTTCAACGCTCTGGATATCAGAGCCTCAAATCCTTCAAACGTAGTTGATGTATCCTCTCTGAATTCTCTTTCAGGTGGCAAATCGACGGCGGTTGGGCCAACCAAAATTCCGCCATCCACTGTAGGAGTAACAAGCGTTCCTTTACCAAGAACGGAAGGCGTTGGGAAGAGAATGCTCTTTACAAAGCCACTGAATTCTTGCTTATCTAACAGGATGTATTCTCCTTTTCTTGGATGCAGCGGTACGAACTCTGCACCAGCCATTTTTGCAACTTCATCGCCGTACATTCCAGCTGCGTTAATAAGCACATCCACTTCAAATTCACCTTTGTTGGTTACAACCTTTTTGATCTTTTGGTTTTCTGTTACTATCTCCAAGACTTGCGTGTCAAGATACAGTTTTGCTCCATTTTCCACTGCGTTTTCCACAGCTGCCATAGCAACCATC
The DNA window shown above is from Fervidobacterium changbaicum and carries:
- a CDS encoding NAD(P)/FAD-dependent oxidoreductase, which gives rise to MIKERNVDILVIGAGAAGLGAAIGAAREGVNEVVLVERDDRSGGVLNQCIHNGFGLHYFREELTGPEYAERIKRIVHQYPNIDVKVEQYVHQIDYKRKEVVVASVEGITLYKPKALIVATGARERPMGGILVPGTRPAGVFTAGVAQRFVNLENRLPGRKAIIVGSGDIGLIMARRLTLEGVEVVAVVERMPYPGGLERNIRQCLKDFDIPLYLSHTVVGIYGKERLEEVIIAQLDKDFKPIPGTEKKFKVDTLVLSVGLIPQTTLFKDFLKIDPWTKGIVTSSSGRSSLNWIFAAGNCTVIYDLVDWVTEEGTVAGKFAAMYVKNSWEPAKFFVEKGQNVGILFPSWYEEGTNLNIYLRVKKPMEEGTIRIKQRNNLLYSKKHLNLSPSEMVNIKIPESKIGSGDIVVEVLE
- a CDS encoding NAD(P)/FAD-dependent oxidoreductase, coding for MRVGIIGAGVVGALIAREMSRYDVEVLIFEKNWDVGMGITKANSAIVHAGYDDEPGTVRSKFCVPGNSLYTELAKELQFDLKRIGSLVLAFKDDEVRVLEELYKRGEINGVPGLEIWDRDKILSYEPNVNPEVIAALWAPTAGITEPWMVAMAAVENAVENGAKLYLDTQVLEIVTENQKIKKVVTNKGEFEVDVLINAAGMYGDEVAKMAGAEFVPLHPRKGEYILLDKQEFSGFVKSILFPTPSVLGKGTLVTPTVDGGILVGPTAVDLPPEREFREDTSTTFEGFEALISRALKMAPLIDFRASIKTFAGLRPESPQKDFFIGRTSVTGFFNVIAMRSPGLTAAPAIAKFMVEEVQEAMGETFHEKGNFKATRERIKHYADLPPSIWNEEIEKDPLAGKMICFCNKVTEREILEAIKRGARTIDGIKFRTRAMFGSCQGGFCMHRIMKILARELGVDASDIRLRSEGSFILLGKVRK
- a CDS encoding DUF1667 domain-containing protein, which gives rise to MKVEEMVCIMCPLGCRLTVRQEDNGEIIVSGNRCPRGIEYGKQEIIEPLRILTSSVLVLNGELPLVSVKTNKPIPRRLVMKIMDILKNTRVEAPVRVGDVIIKDILNTGADIVATRNVERAERSDAA
- a CDS encoding Mini-ribonuclease 3, with protein sequence MQPEMSKEQKDQMRLDMSCVFPVPTVNAEELSSDTLAYLGDAVYNLYVKLHILKDVKARDLHKLSNTYVSREGQSKALDRIMTLLTEKERDIVRRGMNSKSARKHGNDRLYIKSTGFEALVGYLYLTDRERLGFLLKEGLRWEEV